One part of the Haliotis asinina isolate JCU_RB_2024 chromosome 2, JCU_Hal_asi_v2, whole genome shotgun sequence genome encodes these proteins:
- the LOC137272985 gene encoding uncharacterized protein — translation MDLKMIMRLFSACVLICAVVGQCPAPDDTVLSLEPHDSSAVTRSYYSVRRQVSASSSDRMIQMFLNTLENSKCADLNTIPEDNPDLTSRSKSKPVFQVSLAVNGCEPCPPTVHFLGRFYGSCYVIQPQEQQVRYVTCSKTCQQPCMCSRSYCQRTRYSKVWFLSYCTRNVGVGGFQSGLNFRFLYLPQDCMCRNY, via the exons ATGGATCTCAAAATG ATTATGCGCCTATTCAGTGCATGTGTGCTGATCTGTGCTGTTGTTGGACAATGTCCGGCTCCAGATGACACTGTTTTGAGCTTGGAGCCCCACGATTCGTCGGCTGTCACACGATCATATTACTCGGTCAG aagacAGGTATCAGCCTCTTCATCTGATCGGATGATCCAGATGTTCCTCAATACTCTTGAGAACAGCAAATGCGCGGACCTCAACACAATCCCTGAAGACAACCCCGACCTAACATCCAG GTCAAAGTCCAAGCCGGTGTTTCAGGTCAGTCTGGCCGTCAATGGATGCGAGCCATGTCCCCCAACGGTTCATTTCCTCGGTCGCTTCTACGGCAGCTGTTATGTCATCCAACCCCAGGAACAGCAAGTCCGATACGTCACCTGCAG CAAAACATGCCAGCAGCCATGCATGTGTTCCCGGAGTTACTGTCAGAGAACACGCTACTCCAAGGTCTGGTTCCTCTCTTACTGTACGAGAAATGTTGGAGTTGGAGGTTTCCAAAGCGGTTTAAACTTCCGATTCTTGTATCTCCCACAAGACTGCATGTGCAGAAACTATTAA